Below is a window of Geomonas oryzisoli DNA.
GCCTTGTCGGTGGGGATGCGGCCGGCGGAGGTATGCGGCGAGGCGAGCAGCCCCATCTCCTCCAGGTCGGACATGACGTTGCGCACCGTAGCCGGCGAAAGCGCCAGCTCGTGGCTGCGCGTGATGGTCCTGCTCCCCACCGGCTCAGCGGTCGCTATGTAATCCTCGATGACCGCTTCGAGGATGCGTTTTCCACGTTCAGAAAGTTGCTCTTCCATAGCCTTGCCCCTCAAAAGCTTTTAGCACTCAAAAAGTTCGAGTGCTAAACGAGCTTCAAGTTAGCAACGCACCTTTGCTTTGTCAAGGGGTTCTCTGGCAGGATTATGGCGGCGTGTCGGGTTTGGTGTTGCCGTACGAGTCCCCCCTCCCCTTGCGGGAGGGGGTTAGGGGGTGGGGGTAGGTGCCACATTGTAGTTGATGGCAACTTCACCCTCCCCCCTGCCCCCTCCCGTCAAGGGAGGGGGAGAGTTGGCAACTGGACAACGCTGGGACACTGGCGGATTTACAGAAAGCGGGAGAAGATGCTGTTGGCGATGATCACCGAGCTGTCGGCGAGACGGATGCGCCCCCCCTCTGCGACCAGGAGGCCCGCCCGCAACAGCTCGTCCACCTGAGCCAGCCGGTCGGCCAGCGCCTCCTCGCCGAATGCGGCCTTGAGGGGCGCGAGCTCGAGCCCGGTCAACACCCGAAGCCCCAGGAAGAAGCTCTCGGCCACGGCGTCATCCGGGGTGAGCTGCACCGGCTCCCGCTCCGGAAGGAGTCCGGCGGCAATGGCGGCACGGTAGTCGTCGAGGTCGGCGGCGTTACTCCAGCGGCGCCCGATTCCGTCGGGATTCCAGAAGGAATGCGCACCGGAGCCGAAACCGAGGTAGCTTAGCCGGCTCCAGTAGGATTGGTTGTGGCGGGAAAAGCGGCCGGGTCGGCCGAAGTTGGAGATCTCGTAATGAACATAGCCGGCGCCGGTGAGGAGTTCGGTGGTGGTTTCGAACATCCGGGCCGCCTCCTCCTCTCCGGGGAGGGCCAGCTCACCCCGGTCGTACAGTCTTTCGAAGGGGGTTCCCTCCTCGATGGAGAGCGCGTAGGCGGAGACATGTTCGGGGGCGAGGTCTATCCCCTGGCCGAGCGCGGCACGCCACTCTTCCAGGGACTGCCCGGGGAGGGAGTGCATCAGGTCGATGCTGATGTTGTCGAAGCCAGCCCGGCGCGCCTGTTCGAACGCCGTGAGTGCCTGGGGCACGGTGTGCACCCGCCCGAGCCTTTGCAGCAGGCGCTCCTCGAAGGACTGGATCCCCAGCGACAGGCGGTTCACCCCAGCGGCCCGGTAGCCGGCGAGCCGCTCCGGGGTCAGCGTCCCGGGGTTCGCCTCCAGGGTCACCTCCGCTCCCTGTTCCAGACCGAAGCGAAGCGCCGCCTGCTCGATGAGGCGCCCCACCAGCTCCGGTGCCATGAGCGACGGCGTGCCGCCGCCGAAGTAGAGCGTCGGGGCCTGCACCGGCTCGGGGAGCGCCGCCTGGCGCAGCTCCATCTCGCGCAGCAGCAGCTCCACGTAGCCGGACAGCTCGTCGCCCGACCAGGCGGTCGAGTTGAAGTCGCAGTACAGGCATTTCTTGAGGCAGAAAGGGAAGTGTATATATAGACCGGCTTGCATGGCTGCGGCGCTCCTTTACACGCCAGCTATCGTTCTAGCAGATCCCGTCTCTTCTTGTCACGCAAAAGCACCGCAACTGCATGAAGATGCTTGAAATACTCGATTAGGACGTTTACACTCCAGTTCCCGTCCCCTTTGCGGAGGGGTGGCAACCGTAGGGGCAAATGATATTTGTCCAGCCGACGGCGGCCCCTGACAGTGACGATGGCAAGCGGGACAAAGAGGCCAGATGCACAGGGCGAATGATTATTCGCCCCTACATAGAGTTGTACGTCATCGCAATCAACCAGGAGGGGACATGCAGAAGAGCATCAAGGCCGCCGCGCTGCAGTTCAACATAGCGCTGGGGGACATCGACAAGAACCTGGCATACGTAACGGAGAAACTGCGCCGGCTCGCCGCCGATGGGGTGGAGCTCGCGGTACTGCCGGAGATGTGGAGCTGCGCTTTCGACTACCGCCAGCTGAACCAGCTGGCCCTGCAGACCCCGGCACTGGTGGAGCGCATCCTGACCCTTTCCGGGAAGCTCGGTATGACCATCATCGGGAGCCTGCCGGAACCGCACGGCGAGAAGGTCTACAACACCGCCTACGTCGCCGACCGTGGCAAGCTGGCCGGGAGCTACCGGAAGATGCACCTCTTCGGCCTCATGCACGAGGACCGGCACCTGGACCGCGGCGACGCCGTCTGCCTGGTCGACACCAGCGTCGGCAAGATCGGGGTCATGATCTGCTACGACATCCGGTTCCCTGAGCTCGCGCGCAGGCTTGCTGTGGACGGCGCAGACATCATCGCCATCAGCGGCGAGTGGCCCAAGCCGCGCGAGGAGCACTGGCGCACCCTGATACGCGCCCGCGCCATCGAAAACCAGCTTTTCGTGGTCGCCACCAACACCTGCGGCATAATCGGCAAGCTCGATTTCTTCGGCTCCTCTCTCATCATCAACCCGAAGGGGGAACTGCTGGCCGAAGGAGGCTACGAAAACTGCGAGCCGACCGCGATCCTCGATCCCGAAGAGATCACCTCCTGGCGCTCGAGTATCAACTGCTTCCAGGACAGACGGCCGGAGTGCTATTAAACCGCAAGGCTCAACGCAAAGGCGCCAAGGCGCGAAGCCGCAATGAAAAGCGGGACGAGGGCATAAGGCCGTAACAATTTTTACCCTTGGCGTCTTTGCGGCTCTGCGTTGCGTTAATGCATTTAGGCCCCCTGCCTCATGGGCCACGGCACGTGTTTCCTGTTGACTTCCCAATGGGTTCAGCATATTTTTCCAGTTTGATTTCCATCTAACCGCGGAGGTTGCTACGTGGGCATGCTTGCTTCGACCGGCCTGGTCGTAAAACTGGTACTTTTGCTGTTGCTCTATTTCTCGGTGGTTTCCTGGGGCATCATCTTCTACAAGCTGCTGCAGGTGTACCGCGCCAACGGCGCCTCCGAGCGCTTCCTCGAGTTCTTCTGGAAAGCCAAGCGCTTCGACGCCATCAACTCCCAGCTGGACCGCTTCGAGCACTCCCCCCTCACCGTCCTGTTCCAGGAAGGGTACGGGGAGCTCAGGAAACTGCAGGAGAAGGTCGAGGAAAAGGCTGACCCCAACATCGTCAGCACCGACTTGGGCGGCGTGGACAACATCGCCCGCGCCCTGCGCCGTGCTACCACCATAGAGATCACCAGGCTGGAAAAATACCTCACCTTCCTGGCCACCACCGGCGCCACCGCACCGTTCGTGGGCCTCTTCGGCACCGTCTGGGGCATCATGACCGCGTTCGAGAAGATCGGTCAGAGCGGTTCCGCATCGCTTGCGGTCGTAGCACCGGGCATTGCCGAGGCGCTCATCGCCACCGCGATCGGCCTGGTCGCCGCCATCCCGGCCGTCATGGGGTACAACCACTTCCAGCACAAGATCAAGGTACTCATCTCGGAGATGGACAGCTTCTCCACCGAATTCCTCAACATCGTTCAGCGTAACTTCGCGGGGAGATAAGCCATGGAGTTCGGCAACAGGGAAAACGGCGATCGCGGCACCATGTCGCAGATAAACGTGACACCTCTGGTCGACGTCATGCTGGTGCTCTTGATCATCTTCATGGTCACCGCGCCGATGATGCAGCAGGGGGTCCAGGTCAACCTCCCCAAGGCGGAAACCAAGTCGCTGGCGCCCAAGGAGGACACCCTGGTGGTCTCCGTCGAGCAGTCCGGCAAGACTTTCATCAATTCGACCGAAGTATCGGGCGATCAATTAAAAGATAAACTGACCACCATGCTGGCCGGCCGCGAGAAACGCGAGGTGTTTCTCAAGGCGGACCAGGCAGTCCCCTACGGCGATGTAGTCCGGGTCATGGCCCAGATCAAGGGCGCCGGCGTGGAGCGCCTGGGCATGGTGACGGAGTCCCCGCAACGCCGATGAAAACCGCGTTAACGCGCAACTACCCGGGGCCGGGGGGGATGCTGGCGCTCTCCCTCGTCTGCCACCTGGTCGTGTTCCTGATCATCGCGAACTGGCACTTCTCCCCCGAGTTCCTTCGGGACGAAACCCCGGTGACCTACGTCGACATGGTGACGCTGCCGGTCGCCGCGCCGCAAAGCGGTGTGCCGCAGGCACCGGCTGCGGCCGAGAGCAAGGCTCCCGCCGCGCCGGCCCCAGTCCCCCCGGCGCCTGCCAAGCCGGCCATGGCACTGCCGACCAAGCCCGCAGCCAAGACGCCGCCTCCGAAATCCCAGGCCAAAACCGAACAGCAGCAAAAAGAGGCCGAGGACAAGGCCTTCAGCGATCGGATGGCCAAGCTGCAGCAAAAGGCCGAAGACCGGCGCCAGGCTGCGGTACTGGATGCGATGCGCAACAGAGGGAACGCCCGCACCGGGATGCCGGGAGCGACCGGCAACCAGGCGGGGAGCGACTACTCCTCGTACCTGCAGTCCCGGCTCAGGGACGCCCTCAAGCAGGTCATCGCCACCCAGACCAGCGCGCCGCAGGTGATCGCGACCATCACCGTCTCTCCCGACGGCCGCATCGAGTGTCGCGTGGAAAAGGGTTCCGGTGATGCCTTCTTCGACGACTCCGTACAACGGGCCGTGGCGCTCGCCGGCAAGACGCTGGTCCCCCCGCCCAACCGTTCGCAGTACAAACGCGTGTTCCGCTTCATGCCTGAAGGGGTGAAATAGATGACAAGAATCCTCCTGTTACTGCTGCTACTGGTTCTGGGGCCGCAGAGCTTCGCGGCCGAGAGTTACCTCGACGTCACCGCCCCGACCTCCGGGAAGATGAAGCTCGCCATCGCACCCACGACCGCGCTCTCCGGTGCCGTTCCCGCCGACGTGGCGCGCGACCTCCCCGAGCTCTTCGGCTTCGACCTCGGCATCGCCGGTCCCTTCGAGATCGCCCCCGCCGAGGCCGGCAGCGCCCTTCTTCTGAAAAGCGCCTACACCGTCCAGGGCGAGACCGCCATCATCGAGTGCCGCCTGGTGGACCAGGTGCTCAACCGCGAGGTGATCGCCAAGCGCTACAGCGGCAGGGTGAAGGACCTGCGCCGCATGGGGCACGCCTTCTCGGACGAGGTGCTGCGCGTGCTGACCGGATCCAAGGGTCCCTTCACCGGCAAGATCGCCTACGTCTCCAAGGCCTCCGGCAACAAAGAAATCTACATCATGGACTACGACGGGCACAACCCGCAGCGGCTCACCAACAACGGCTCCATCAACCTCTACCCCGACTTCGCCCCTTCGGGCAAGGAGCTCATCTACACCTCCTACAAGAAGGGGAACCCGGACCTGTACCGCCGCGAGCTCTTCACCGGGCAGGAAGCGCGCGTCTCCTCCAGGAGCGGCCTGAACGCGATGGGGGTCTTCTCCCCCGACGGCAACAAGATCGCCCTCGTTCTCTCCAAGGACGGTAACTCCGAGATCTACCAGATGAGCCGGGACGGCAAGGACCTGGTGCGGCTCACCAACAGCCACGCCATCGACGTCTCGCCGGCCTGGTCGCCCGACGGCTCCCGTATCGCCTTCGTCTCCGACCGGCTGGGCAAGCCGCAGCTCTTCGTCATGGACGCCAGCGGCGGCAACCTCAAGCGTCTCACCAGCAACGGGGCCTACAACGTGACTCCGCGCTGGTCGCCCAAGGGGGACCGCATCGTCTACGCGCGCAAGGAAGGCGGTTTCCAGATCTACGCCATCAATCCGGACGGGTCCGGGGACACCCAGCTCACCAGCGCGGGGAGCAACGAGCATCCCCGCTATTCACCCGACGGCCGCTTCATCGTCTTCAGCTCGACGCGGGACGGCGGCGAAGGTCTGTACCTGATGCGGGCCGACGGCAGCGGCCAGATCAGGATCTCTCCGGACCGGGCGCAGAACACGCACCCGACCTGGTCGGTGAACTGGTGACGTCGAAGCATTGCCGTTGCCTAACCCGGAAAACGTGGGTATACTTTCAGTCGTTTTTTCAAGAGACATCGGCATACAGCGATGTCTATATTCCATAGATCAAAAGGAGTGGGGAATGCGCAAGAGAATCGCCGGATGCCTCGTTGTTCTAAGTTTGGGAGCGCTGGTAGCGGGAGGGTGCGCCAAAAAGGACCTGGTGAAGCAGGAACCGGCCCCTGCGGTGACGGCGCCCGCCCCCGAAGTAACCAAACCGGCCCAGGAAGCCAGACCCGAAGCGCCCAAGGCGCCGGTCACCGAGCAGACCCCGGTGCGCGAGCCGGTGGTGGCGCAGGAACCGGTCCGCGAGACGCCCAAGGCTGCGGCGGGCGACCTGCAGGGACAGTTGCAGAAGATCTACTTCAACTTCGACTCTTCGGATCTCTCCGAGGACTCGCGCAACGTCCTGACCAGGAACGCGGAGTACCTGAGCAAGCAGCCGTCGGTCAAGATCCGCATCGAGGGGAACTGCGACGAGCGCGGCTCGGACGACTACAACATGGCTCTGGGTGAGAGAAGGGCCAAGGCCGCCAAGGACTACCTGGTGAACCTGGGCATCTCCTCCGAGCGCATCAGCACCATCAGCTACGGCGAAGAAAAGCCGGTCGACGCAGGCCACGACGAGGCCGCCTGGAGCAAGAACCGGCGCGACGAGTTCGTCGTCGTCAAGTGACGTTTGCCACGCAGCCCAAAGGAGCCTACGGGCTCCTTTTTTTATCGACCGGCCTTAAAGGAGGTTTTGTCATGAGGTTTACGAGGGGGGCGCTGGGAGCGCTGGTTGTGCTGACCTTTTTCGGCTGTGCCAGCCAGGGCGACCTGGAGTCTGTTCGCCGCGACAACGACGAGATCAAGAACCGTCTTTTCACGCTGGACCGGGGTCTGAACGAGGTCCGCGGCGAGGTGAAGGAAGGGGTGGAGAAGTCCCTGGCCGGTTACCGGCAGAGCCTTGAGGCGCTGCAGGCCGACATGGCGGGATACCAGAAGGACATGGCAGCCATCCGCAAGGGGGGCGCGGACCTGCAGGCGACCCTGGAGAGCGCCCGGGTGGACATGCAGCTTCTGACCGGCAAGGTGGATGACGTGCGCATCCTGGCGCAGAAACCGGCCGACGACATCGCCCTTTTGAAGGAAGACCTGAACAAGAGGCTGGCCGCGCTCGAGGCGCGCATGACCAAGCTGGAGAAGGGGATCGAGGAGCAGCAGGCGAAGGCGCAAGCCGCACTCAAGTCCCCCGAGCAGCTCTACCAGCAGGGGCAGGATGCCTTGAAGGCCGGACAGGGTGCCAAGGCACGTGAGTTCTTCGCGAGCTTCCTGGTGCAGTATCCCAAGCACAACCTGGCGGCCAACGCCCAGTACTGGATCGGCGAGAGCTACTACCAGGAGAAGAACTACGAGCAGGCGGTGCTGGAGTTCCAGGAAGTGATCAAGAACTACCCGGACAAGGACAAGGCTCCGGCCGCGATGCTGAAGCAGGGCATGGCCTTCAGGGAACTGGGTGACAGCAAGAGCGCCGCCTACATCCTGAAGAAGCTGGTGGACGAGCACCCCAAATCGGAAGAGGCGAAGATCGCCAGGGACAAGTTCAAGATCAAGTAGAGAAAGCTAAGCACGAATTACCGAAAGGCCCTCCTGCCAGAGCTGGAGGGCCTTCCCGTTTGCGGCTGCGGCCGCCGCGGAAAAAGGAGAGCACCATGTTCCTCGCCAGAGACAAGAACAACGACCTGTACCTTTTCGACAAGCTCCCGGTGAAAGGCAACGAATGCTGGTGGGCGGAAACCGGGGTGGACGGCACCTACCTGAAGCTGGACAAGGCTCTCTACCCGGAAATCACCTGGGAGAGCGACCCGGTCCCGGCCGACTTGATCTTGAAATAGGTGAGCATGCGGTGGGATGTTGCCGGGAAGGTAGGGGCGAATAATCATTCGCCCGCCTTTGCTACATGGGTCGGAAGTCGGGCTTGACGTTCTCGGGGGTGTAATTCTGCGCCACGGCCCATCCCTTACCCGGCACCAGTCTCGGTTCCAGGCGGCAGGCGATGTAGCCGATCAGGTTGGCGGGCTCGGGGAGATCCGAGGCGATGGTGACGATCCTAAAGCCGACGAACTCCCCCGGTTCCGGGTACCCCGGCGCTCCCTTCAGGGTGCAGCTCCAGAGCTTCAGCG
It encodes the following:
- a CDS encoding carbon-nitrogen family hydrolase translates to MQKSIKAAALQFNIALGDIDKNLAYVTEKLRRLAADGVELAVLPEMWSCAFDYRQLNQLALQTPALVERILTLSGKLGMTIIGSLPEPHGEKVYNTAYVADRGKLAGSYRKMHLFGLMHEDRHLDRGDAVCLVDTSVGKIGVMICYDIRFPELARRLAVDGADIIAISGEWPKPREEHWRTLIRARAIENQLFVVATNTCGIIGKLDFFGSSLIINPKGELLAEGGYENCEPTAILDPEEITSWRSSINCFQDRRPECY
- a CDS encoding energy transducer TonB; protein product: MKTALTRNYPGPGGMLALSLVCHLVVFLIIANWHFSPEFLRDETPVTYVDMVTLPVAAPQSGVPQAPAAAESKAPAAPAPVPPAPAKPAMALPTKPAAKTPPPKSQAKTEQQQKEAEDKAFSDRMAKLQQKAEDRRQAAVLDAMRNRGNARTGMPGATGNQAGSDYSSYLQSRLRDALKQVIATQTSAPQVIATITVSPDGRIECRVEKGSGDAFFDDSVQRAVALAGKTLVPPPNRSQYKRVFRFMPEGVK
- the hemW gene encoding radical SAM family heme chaperone HemW, whose translation is MQAGLYIHFPFCLKKCLYCDFNSTAWSGDELSGYVELLLREMELRQAALPEPVQAPTLYFGGGTPSLMAPELVGRLIEQAALRFGLEQGAEVTLEANPGTLTPERLAGYRAAGVNRLSLGIQSFEERLLQRLGRVHTVPQALTAFEQARRAGFDNISIDLMHSLPGQSLEEWRAALGQGIDLAPEHVSAYALSIEEGTPFERLYDRGELALPGEEEAARMFETTTELLTGAGYVHYEISNFGRPGRFSRHNQSYWSRLSYLGFGSGAHSFWNPDGIGRRWSNAADLDDYRAAIAAGLLPEREPVQLTPDDAVAESFFLGLRVLTGLELAPLKAAFGEEALADRLAQVDELLRAGLLVAEGGRIRLADSSVIIANSIFSRFL
- the pal gene encoding peptidoglycan-associated lipoprotein Pal encodes the protein MRKRIAGCLVVLSLGALVAGGCAKKDLVKQEPAPAVTAPAPEVTKPAQEARPEAPKAPVTEQTPVREPVVAQEPVRETPKAAAGDLQGQLQKIYFNFDSSDLSEDSRNVLTRNAEYLSKQPSVKIRIEGNCDERGSDDYNMALGERRAKAAKDYLVNLGISSERISTISYGEEKPVDAGHDEAAWSKNRRDEFVVVK
- the tolQ gene encoding protein TolQ produces the protein MGMLASTGLVVKLVLLLLLYFSVVSWGIIFYKLLQVYRANGASERFLEFFWKAKRFDAINSQLDRFEHSPLTVLFQEGYGELRKLQEKVEEKADPNIVSTDLGGVDNIARALRRATTIEITRLEKYLTFLATTGATAPFVGLFGTVWGIMTAFEKIGQSGSASLAVVAPGIAEALIATAIGLVAAIPAVMGYNHFQHKIKVLISEMDSFSTEFLNIVQRNFAGR
- the tolR gene encoding protein TolR, producing the protein MEFGNRENGDRGTMSQINVTPLVDVMLVLLIIFMVTAPMMQQGVQVNLPKAETKSLAPKEDTLVVSVEQSGKTFINSTEVSGDQLKDKLTTMLAGREKREVFLKADQAVPYGDVVRVMAQIKGAGVERLGMVTESPQRR
- the tolB gene encoding Tol-Pal system beta propeller repeat protein TolB, producing MTRILLLLLLLVLGPQSFAAESYLDVTAPTSGKMKLAIAPTTALSGAVPADVARDLPELFGFDLGIAGPFEIAPAEAGSALLLKSAYTVQGETAIIECRLVDQVLNREVIAKRYSGRVKDLRRMGHAFSDEVLRVLTGSKGPFTGKIAYVSKASGNKEIYIMDYDGHNPQRLTNNGSINLYPDFAPSGKELIYTSYKKGNPDLYRRELFTGQEARVSSRSGLNAMGVFSPDGNKIALVLSKDGNSEIYQMSRDGKDLVRLTNSHAIDVSPAWSPDGSRIAFVSDRLGKPQLFVMDASGGNLKRLTSNGAYNVTPRWSPKGDRIVYARKEGGFQIYAINPDGSGDTQLTSAGSNEHPRYSPDGRFIVFSSTRDGGEGLYLMRADGSGQIRISPDRAQNTHPTWSVNW
- the ybgF gene encoding tol-pal system protein YbgF, with the protein product MRFTRGALGALVVLTFFGCASQGDLESVRRDNDEIKNRLFTLDRGLNEVRGEVKEGVEKSLAGYRQSLEALQADMAGYQKDMAAIRKGGADLQATLESARVDMQLLTGKVDDVRILAQKPADDIALLKEDLNKRLAALEARMTKLEKGIEEQQAKAQAALKSPEQLYQQGQDALKAGQGAKAREFFASFLVQYPKHNLAANAQYWIGESYYQEKNYEQAVLEFQEVIKNYPDKDKAPAAMLKQGMAFRELGDSKSAAYILKKLVDEHPKSEEAKIARDKFKIK